The following coding sequences are from one Salvelinus sp. IW2-2015 unplaced genomic scaffold, ASM291031v2 Un_scaffold2683, whole genome shotgun sequence window:
- the LOC112074561 gene encoding synaptojanin-2-binding protein — MNGSAKYTAPTVLGIQLKRGPQGLGFNIVGGLDQQYVLNDSGIYVAKIKENGAAALDGRLQEGDKILAINGQKLENLSHSAAVELFRSAGEDVQLRVQQRPTMTMNGPTSSRPDGESSVSSLGILVAVLGAAAAVTFLYMRFQPQLRRHF; from the exons ATGAACGGGTCAGCAAAGTATACTGCGCCTACCGTGCTGGGTATACAGTTGAAAAGAGGACCACAAG gtctagGGTTTAACATAGTGGGAGGTCTGGACCAGCAGTATGTTCTGAATGACAGTGGGATCTATGTGGCTAAAATCAAAGAGAATGGCGCAGCAGCCCTGGATGGAAGATTACAAGAGGGAGACAAGATATTGGCG ATAAATGGCCAAAAGCTGGAGAACCTGTCACACAGTGCTGCAGTGGAGCTCTTCAGGTCAGCAGGAGAGGACGTACAGCTACGCGTACAGCAGAGG CCCACCATGACCATGAATGGTCCCACCAGTTCCAGGCCTGACGGTGAATCTTCTGTCTCCTCCTTGGGAATACTTGTGGCTGTCCTGGGAGCTGCTGCAGCCGTTACGTTCCTCTACATGCGATTCCAGCCACAACTGAGGAGGCATTTTTAA